The Zonotrichia albicollis isolate bZonAlb1 chromosome 9, bZonAlb1.hap1, whole genome shotgun sequence genome has a window encoding:
- the LOC102064014 gene encoding G-protein coupled receptor 35-like gives MENCTDRDAHDNTVVLQLVVYIPVLILGIPLNAIALWVFCCKIKSWTETKVYMINLIMADSSLLFTLPFLLYFAIDRHPIDRLCLTIQNIYFTNMPMSIFIITLIAIDRYLAIKFPLKAKIFRSPLKSASVCGLFWIAMITYSLFYRTHHGNQDGFCFQKQSILPKYSSLFYSICGYFIPLGIVMFCSVQIIRCLKKKMATGPHETKLFQKAVQIVSVNLCVFAVCFSPLHLSLLLRFAVETAGACSLMPGVITYIKVSACLANSNCCLDAFCYYFAAKEFPEFSSMFPKCIFIRSKMNQSEESQPPTDQEMI, from the coding sequence ATGGAGAACTGCACTGACAGAGATGCACATGACAACACTGTGGTGCTTCAGCTGGTTGTGTACATCCCAGTGCTCATTCTGGGGATCCCACTGAACGCAATTGCCTTATGGGTCTTCTGCTGCAAAATCAAGAGCTGGACTGAAACCAAGGTGTACATGATCAACCTCATCATGGCAGACTCTTCCCTGCTCTTCACCCTACCTTTCCTTCTGTATTTTGCCATCGACAGACATCCCATAGACCGGCTTTGTTTAACCATACAAAACATCTATTTTACAAACATGCCTATGAGCATCTTCATCATCACCCTGATTGCGATTGATCGATACCTTGCAATCAAGTTCCCTCTAAAAGCAAAGATCTTTCGATCCCCGCTGAAGTCAGCTTCTGTCTGTGGCTTATTCTGGATAGCAATGATAACTTATTCCCTTTTCTATCGCACACATCACGGTAACCAGGACGGtttttgctttcagaaacaATCTATTCTACCTAAATATTCCTCCTTATTCTACAGCATCTGTGGGTACTTTATTCCCTTAGGGATTGTGATGTTTTGCTCCGTACAAATCATCAGATGTCTAAAAAAGAAGATGGCCACAGGTCCTCATGAGACAAAATTATTCCAGAAGGCAGTGCAGATAGTTTCTGTGaatttgtgtgtgtttgctgtCTGTTTCTCACCTCTCCACCTCTCACTGCTCTTGCGGTTTGCTGTGGAAACTGCTGGAGCTTGTTCTCTGATGCCAGGAGTTATAACCTACATTAAGGTCTCTGCATGCTTAGCAAATTCTAACTGCTGTCTGGATGCATTTTGCTATTATTTTGCAGCCAAGGAATTTCCAGAGTTTTCTTCTATGTTCCCCAAGTGTATATTTATCAGGTCCAAGATGAACCAAAGCGAGGAGTCACAGCCACCCACGGATCAAGAGATGATATGA
- the LOC102063488 gene encoding G-protein coupled receptor 35-like translates to MQGRQASHLPAGLLQAPQSAGGGTSHTNGDDRGSSALCSGALWVLSWPALLLSQPPEIVITGHLTGHVQGALLVLPAQHSTAGLEERTLSEDSKRTGTVRFDTLKMNHSSCNITAYEIFSVFQLCVYIPVLVLGIVLNVLALWVFCYKLGKWTETRVYMVNLAVADCLLLFTLPFKTLSQFQHLKVDGWCLVLEGGYFTNRFMSIGIITLIAADRYLAIKYPLRSKALRSPLMAAFASGVLWTIIICETSLIKSFEDRREDDFCFEKSSVTPSVITLCTIIAGFFIPLLILSYCSIQIIAELRRKKTDNCCNEMLTRKAVYIVSANMAVFIICFLPLYLGHLLRFVLDSISSDCSAIQSVNNFVHFASILANTNCCLDAICYYFVNQEFKEASPKLAKSKSEAGEGAEIQLSLVTR, encoded by the exons atgcagggcagaCAAGCCTCTCACCTCCCTGCAGGGCTATTGCAGGCTCCTCAGTCAGCAGGAGGTGGTACAAGCCACACCAATGGTGATGACAGAGGAAGCTCTGCCCTTTGTTCAGGAGCGCTGTGGGTGCTTTCTTGGCCAGCGTTGCTGCTCTCACAGCCACCAGAAATTGTGATCACAGGACACCTGACCGGTCATGTGCAAGGAGCACTGCTCGTCCTGCCTGCACAGCACtccacagctgggctggaggaacGAACTCTCTCTGAGGACAGCAAGAGAACAG GAACTGTACGTTTTGATACCCTCAAAATGAACCACAGCAGCTGCAATATCACAGCCTATGAAATATTCTCAGTTTTCCAGCTGTGTGTTTACATCCCAGTTCTGGTTTTGGGCATTGTGCTGAACGTGTTGGCGCTGTGGGTGTTCTGTTACAAACTTGGCAAATGGACAGAAACCCGAGTGTACATGGTCAACTTGGCTGTGGCTGACTGCTTGCTGCTCTTCACCTTGCCGTTCAAAACTCTGTCCCAGTTCCAGCACCTGAAGGTGGATGGCTGGTGCCTGGTTCTGGAAGGTGGCTATTTCACAAACCGCTTCATGAGCATCGGCATCATCACCCTCATTGCTGCTGACAGGTACCTTGCAATCAAGTACCCTTTGAGATCCAAGGCACTCAGGTCTCCTCTGATGGCAGCTTTTGCCTCTGGAGTCCTCTGGACAATCATCATCTGTGAGACTTCTCTCATTAAAAGCTTTGAGGACCGAAGAGAAGATgatttttgctttgaaaaatcTTCTGTGACACCCTCAGTGATCACACTGTGTACCATTATTGCGGGGTTTTTCATACCACTGCTCATCTTGAGTTACTGCTCCATACAAATCATTGCAGAGCTCAGGAGGAAGAAGACTGACAACTGTTGCAATGAAATGCTGACCAGGAAAGCTGTCTACATTGTGTCTGCAAACATGGCTGTGTTCATCATCTGCTTTTTACCTCTTTATCTCGGGCATCTCCTCCGCTTCGTCCTGGACTCCATCAGCTCCGACTGCTCGGCAATACAGAGCGTCAACAACTTCGTGCACTTCGCCTCCATCCTTGCCAACACAAACTGCTGCCTGGATGCCATTTGTTACTACTTTGTCAACCAGGAATTTAAGGAAGCATCTCCCAAGCTAGCAAAGTCCAAATCTGAGGCCGGTGAAGGAGCTGAAATTCAGCTCTCACTTGTAACACGTTAA